GCGGTGGTGTTGGCGTTGGCACTCGGGGAAACGTGAACGCTGGTCGCGGCGAGCACGCCGCCGTTGAGATTGAATGTGCCTCCGGGCGAGTTGGCGGCGTAGCCAAACATGACACCGCGCGCCGTGCCGGTGGTGCCGATCGCGCGAACCGTCCCGCTGTTCAGGTTGAACACCGCCGGCGTCCCGCCGGCCGCGGCCAGCCCGCCGATATGCAACGCCGAGCGGATGCCGGCGGCATCGGTGTTGGTGCCATTTTTGTCAATAGCGAGAAACGACCCGTTGACATTGACCTCGGCATTGTCCGCCCACACCCGGCTCGCGCTTACATTGGCCAGCGGACCGAGAAAGTTGATATGCGTCATGCTCGCATCGCCGATGTCGCCAAACGACACGCGGCCATTCTTGTCGGTGTTGGAAAGCGTGACATTGCCCTGAAAATTGAAGGTTCCGCCACCCGCGAATTTGACGGACGGGTTGGTCGAATTATTGCCCTGGCTCGTAACGGTAATCCCGCCGCCGGAGCCATCCAGCGTGACTGTCCGCCCAGGATCGGCCAGCATGGTCACATAGGCGTATAACCCGTGCGTGCCGATAACCGTGCCCAGGCCGTGGGATGATTGAATGATATAATCCCCGGAAAAATTGAACTTAAAATAATAAAGATCGGAGCTTGCTATTGTCGGGGCCTGAATGCTGTCGAGCGCCAGCGTCAAGGCATACGGCGCGCCACCCGCCGTGCCGCCAAAATACAGGTCGGTGTAGGTCGTGACCGAGCCGGTCGTGCCGGAGATCCAGGTGTAGGGCGCGGCGCCCGTCCACCAGTTCGCCGTCGAGGCGTCCCATGTGCCCGCGCCGCCGGCGTCCGTGGAACCGGTGCCCAGCGGATCCCAGTAGAGTTTTCCCGTCGGCGCGGCGGACAGCGCGCAGACCGCCATCGTCACAATCGCCAGCAACGCTGCAATCCGGGCCGGGGTAATCGAAGAGGTTTCTTTTTTCATGATATTAAATTATATGAGTCAACGATGGCAGTTTGCTGGATTCGCCTTTCCGCTTAAAACCGGCCGTTCAATCCGACTGTCACGAAGGGGCCGTTGTAAGTGGTGGTAAGCAGGTCGCCGGTCACGTGGTGGACGCGACGTTGCGGTTCATCGAGGATATTGTTGGCCGTCACCGACAGGGTCGCATAGCGCCCCAGTTTGTATGACACACCAACATTGAACACGCTGCGATCCAGCACATCTATCCGTCGCTGCGGTTTTGTGTCATAGGTGCCGGTGAGTGCCTCGGAACCTCCCGAACCATAGTCGCCCGAAGTCTTCAACCATGTGTAATTGGCCGAAAGCGAAAGCCCGCTAAAGTAACTCGGCAGGAAAGTGAATTGCTGCTCCCACGCAACCTCCACGCCCCGCACCCGGCCTTTCCCGCCGTTTTCATAACGAAAGAAATCGTAGTCGGGATAAAGCGCCTCGAGGTCCTCGTCCGTTATCTGCTCCGCATACATGAAGTCCGTCAGGTCCTTTTGAAACGCCCCCAGGGTAAACATGCCCATCGGCTTGTAATATTGTTCGACCGACACATCGTAGGAGGTGGCGTATTGCGGCTTGAGGGCAGGATTGCCGATGGTGACACGCATGGTGTCGGAGTTGTCCGTCGCGCCCGGCATGATGCGGCTGAGCTGCGGGCGCCCCATCGCCGTGGACCAGCTGGCGCGCACGATGGTGTCGCGGGCCAGGGCGTAGCGCAGGTGCAGGGAGGGAAAATAATCGGTGTAGGAATTGGTTCCGTTTATCTGGCCGTATTCCGCGGCGACGCGCCGCTGGGCGGACTCGGGCGTCACCCAGTCCTGTGCATCCGTCTCGCTCAGGTCAGGCCGGGATTTCAGTTTCATCCAGGCGCTGGTGTCGACGTCCGTCGTTTCCATGCGCACGCCGGTGATGATCCCAAGGCGCCCGATATGCGTCTGGGCCTGGACAAACGCGGCCCACGAGGTTTCCTCGGCGGACCTTATGCCTTCGAGACGGGCGGATGCCTCATTGTAGGCGTTCACCCGCCAGAGATGCGGGTCGTTTCTGATCGAGGACTCGGCGGCCTTGATATCAAAAACGGGGACATCGCCCATCTCCAGCCGGGCATCCTTGCGCGCCCACGTCTGGAAAAGGGCAAAGTTGTCGTCATTCAATCCCGTGACCGGATTGGTCCCGCGCACTCCATCCTCGCCGACATAGTAGAATGTCGTGCCGTGGCGGTTCTCGTCATACTTGCTGCGCGCGGCGACGCCGCCGGTGCTCAGCTTCACGGGCAGACCCAGCAGCGTCACGGTGCGGGCAATGTTGATATCGGCCGAGCCCAGTTCGTTTTTCGAGTCGCCGTGGCTGCCCGAGGCGTTTCCATAGGTGTAGCTGTTGATGTCGTAAATGCTCTGGCCCTCGGTTTGCGTGAACTTGGGGAACACGTCCGATTGCCGGCGATCGATGGTCCAGCCAATATTATATACATACGCGTTGACGTTGCTGATCATCACACGGTCGTAATCCTCCCCTCCCCCGCCGACCTTGCGGGTGGAGCGCGAGTAGTTGATGTTGTAATCGATCTCCCACGATCCCGGGCGGTGATTGCCGGCAAAGCGCAGGGAGTTGGTTTCGTCCGAGGCGATAAAAACCGACGAGTAAGAGCGGAAATAGGTGCGGTTATTGGTCGCCGCATTGACTTTGGTGAACTCCAGCGTGGACGAGGGCGCGATGAAGCCGGCGGTGGTCTCCGAGGTGCCGTAGGTCCGATTAAGCGCGTTGATATAGGCGTAGGTATAGATATTGAAATGATCGGGATTGTCGAAATTCTGGTCCTGCAACTTCCACTCGTAGCTGAACGTGAAGCGCGACCGGGATGAAAGCTTGTAGTCGAAGCGAATGCTGCCGACCGTCAGCTCGCGGTCCTGCATGTTGTTATAGCGGTAATAATTGGTGCTGAAGCGCGGGGTGTTGGTGCCGTCGGTGTTCAGCACGTCGAGATAAGTGTAGGGCTGGACGCGCTGGGTGCCGTTTTCCAGATAGGAGAAATTCAGCACGACGCCGAGGTTGCGTTTTTCCCCGAGCACGTCGAACAGGCCGCGATAGCCGAACGTGAGGTTGGGCACGAAGGGCGGCGTGGCGCGGCGGGTGCTGTAGTCAAAGAACCCCGGCCACCATTTGCCGCCCACGCGGTAGGTGAATTCATGGCCGGCCCGCTTCATGGTGAGCGCCGACTTGGTTTTGAAATTGATGCGGCCGCTGATCGAGTCGGCGGGCTGGTCGGGGCGGTTGGCCTTGGTGACCTCGATCTCGTCGTAGGCGCTGGCCACGATGTTGGTGAAGACCGGGCTGCGGGTCATGCCGATGCCGGAGGCCATCGCCCCGCCGTCGGTCGTGACGGCGTTCATCTCCCCGCTCATGCCGCGGATGGTGGGACGGTCGCTGTTGCCTTCTGCGGAGGGCAGCGAATAAATGCCGGGCATGCGGGTGAGAATCTCGGCGGGGTTGTCGTTGGCGAGCATGCCGAGCGCGTCGGTCGCGATGACGTTGGTGAGATTGTCGGCGTTTTTCTGGCGGACCTGCGAGGCGGCGTTGCCCTCGCGCTCCTCCGCCACCACGAAGGCCTCGAGCTGGATGACATCCTGGTCAAGCAGCTCGGCGGATAATTCGGTGTTTCGCCCGGGGGCAATGGTGACGGTGTAAGTGCGATCCGTCAGGCCGACATAGGAGACTCTCACGGTATGCTCGCCGGGCGGCACGCCGGTGAACACCGCCACTCCGAGCTCGTCGGTATTCTCGACCCGGTTTGTGCCGCGGATCTCAACCCGGGCTTTTTGCAGGTATTCATTGGTCCCCTGATTGCTGACACTGACGGAAAGGGTGCCGCCGGACTGCGCAAAAACGGAAAGGCATGCGACGAGGAACAAGCCGATGGCGATGATCGGACGCAGGCTGCAGGAACACGAAAATAAAGGGATGCGTGGCATGGGTGTGTTATTGTTGAAAATTATCGGAGGCGGACAGAGGAAACCCGGTGGATGATTTGTCGTTATAAAAAGATAACATCCCATCATGCTGAATCGCGTTAGCATCGCGATTGGGAGCCAAATTGACAGATCTGATTAGGCAGGGCATAAACTGGGGAGAAAGCGTGTGTTCGAAGAATCTGGCCGCGATTGGCTAAAATGATTTAGCAGAAGTCAAGCATTTCTTTCACTGTTTTGCTTCTGCAACCCATAATCGGTTCTGATCCGGAGGTTCAGCGGCGCCACACATGCCGGTACCGCACCGCCGCTGCCACTATCATCATCATGAAAAAACAGGCGGAATGCGCCCCGCCGCCACCGCCCGCGGTCTCACCGCCGGAATCGGGGGGCGCAGGCGGAACGGCCGCGGACGAGGGTGTGAGCGTGGAAACGACGGCTTGGCCGCCGTCATCGAATGCGATTCTGCGGATGGCGGCATTGCCGGTGTCGGCGACGTAAAGGTCGCCGTTTGCGGCGATGGCAATGTCCAAGGGCGAATCAAGCATGGCTGCCGTGCCGGTGCCATCCCGATAGCCGGGGACGCCCGCGCCTCCATCGGTCCCCAAACGCCCGGCAATGGTCCGCACGGTGCCGCTGATGAGTTCGCGGATGAGGGAGTTTCCCGTGTCGGCAATGTAGAGGCTGCCGTCGCGCGCGCCGCTGCAAAGCACGCCGTCGACCACCAGGCCGCCGGGGGATCGGAAGCGGGCGCTGGAGGCCGGGCCATCGGTGCCGCCCGCCGTGCCGGAAGCCCCGGCGAGCAGCGTGACTTCGCGCGTGCCGGGCGCGATGGCGCGGATCGTGTGCCGCCCGGTGTCGGCCACGTAGAGCCAGCCCGCCGCATCCACGGCAATTCCGGAGGGGGCGCTGAAACCCGCACCCGCATCGGCAATCACGGAGACGGTCCCATCGGGCGCAACCATGCGGATGCGGCTGTCAACCGCGTCGGCGACATAGGTGTTCCCATCGTTGTCGATGGCGATGGCCCTCGGACTGGCGAGACCGGCGGAGGTGCCGGTCAGGGTGGTGACGACGCCAGCGGCGGTGACACGCCGGATGGATTTGTTTGTCGCATCGGCAACATGGATGCCGCCGTCGCGCGGGCTGATCTTGATGCCCTGCGGCCGGTCGAAACGCGCGCCGGTGCCGGTGCCGTCGCCAGTCCCTGCTTGGTCCGAAAGTCCGGCCAGAATGGAAACCTCGTTGTGACGGGATGAAATTTTTTGAATCGTATGCGAGATGGCGTCGGCCACATAAATGG
This genomic stretch from Termitidicoccus mucosus harbors:
- a CDS encoding TonB-dependent receptor domain-containing protein, encoding MPRIPLFSCSCSLRPIIAIGLFLVACLSVFAQSGGTLSVSVSNQGTNEYLQKARVEIRGTNRVENTDELGVAVFTGVPPGEHTVRVSYVGLTDRTYTVTIAPGRNTELSAELLDQDVIQLEAFVVAEEREGNAASQVRQKNADNLTNVIATDALGMLANDNPAEILTRMPGIYSLPSAEGNSDRPTIRGMSGEMNAVTTDGGAMASGIGMTRSPVFTNIVASAYDEIEVTKANRPDQPADSISGRINFKTKSALTMKRAGHEFTYRVGGKWWPGFFDYSTRRATPPFVPNLTFGYRGLFDVLGEKRNLGVVLNFSYLENGTQRVQPYTYLDVLNTDGTNTPRFSTNYYRYNNMQDRELTVGSIRFDYKLSSRSRFTFSYEWKLQDQNFDNPDHFNIYTYAYINALNRTYGTSETTAGFIAPSSTLEFTKVNAATNNRTYFRSYSSVFIASDETNSLRFAGNHRPGSWEIDYNINYSRSTRKVGGGGEDYDRVMISNVNAYVYNIGWTIDRRQSDVFPKFTQTEGQSIYDINSYTYGNASGSHGDSKNELGSADINIARTVTLLGLPVKLSTGGVAARSKYDENRHGTTFYYVGEDGVRGTNPVTGLNDDNFALFQTWARKDARLEMGDVPVFDIKAAESSIRNDPHLWRVNAYNEASARLEGIRSAEETSWAAFVQAQTHIGRLGIITGVRMETTDVDTSAWMKLKSRPDLSETDAQDWVTPESAQRRVAAEYGQINGTNSYTDYFPSLHLRYALARDTIVRASWSTAMGRPQLSRIMPGATDNSDTMRVTIGNPALKPQYATSYDVSVEQYYKPMGMFTLGAFQKDLTDFMYAEQITDEDLEALYPDYDFFRYENGGKGRVRGVEVAWEQQFTFLPSYFSGLSLSANYTWLKTSGDYGSGGSEALTGTYDTKPQRRIDVLDRSVFNVGVSYKLGRYATLSVTANNILDEPQRRVHHVTGDLLTTTYNGPFVTVGLNGRF